The Vibrio quintilis DNA window CTGCTAAAAGAAGCCGATATGGTCGCTGAAGATTTAGAAGAAGTGCTGGCGGGTTGCTGGACAAGTAAAGCGACAAACGAACAGATTGTATTTCTCGATGAGTTTGTCTCATTGATGAAAAACCTGTTTGATACTGCTGTAGCCAAATATGATTAACTACGGGTTTGTTTTCTTTTGATTTACTAATAAATTTGTAACCGACATCACTTTGTAATGTTAATGCAACGCAATTGAAATATTTTATTTTTAGCATCATCACAATAGTCACCTCAGATGATTACTATTCAGATGTTAAAATTTTTTAGTTTTTTTTCTTCTTCTTCGCTGATAAGGATTATCAGTTCTTGTTTCATTATTTTCATTTTGTTCATTGCTGTGTTGTCCTGGCAGGGATTGAGAGGACTCCATACGGTTGCTGAACAATTTGAACACCTTTCTGAACGATCACTGCCACTGGCAATCACCAATGCAGAGTTAGTTCAGTCTATTCTTGAAAGTACCAAGTTATTGAGCACCGGTGTCAGGGTTGAAGATCTCCCTGAACTTAAGAACCTGATGTCTGATGTTGGAATAAAGACAAATCAGACTCACGTTGAACTGGAAAACCTCAGAAAATTTGCAGATCCACAAAATGGTATCCCGGCTTTGACCGGTGAGCATATCTCCAGACTTTCTGATGAACTGGATAAGCTGAAACACTTAAGCCAGTCAATTATGTCTCTTCAGCATCAGCGTTTAGCTGAAAGAGCCGCTTTAGACGAAGTGGCTGACAGTTTCCGTTATGGTGTGAGTTCTCTTGGGCCGGAAATGAGCCGGATAGCAAACATGTTTGCATTTGAAAATCCGGAAGCAATGGATGCAGCCAACCGCTTTATTTCAAATGCTTCAAGAATGGAAAGCCTGTTTCTCATGCTGATGATGGAGAAAAAAGAGAAAAAGGCATACAAGTTATATAAAGAACTACGGACAAGACAGGCTGGTATTTCCCTGGCCTTTGATGATTTCACCGAGTGGTATCCTGATGTGCTTGAATTTGCCAGCCTGACTGCGCCTTATGAAATGGTGCAAAAAGGCTTTGGTAAACAGGGAATTCTGAAAAAACTTCTGGCAGAACTTGAATTAGTGAATAAGCAAAAGTCTGAGTTGAATCAGGCACTTTCACTGGCGACCCTTGTTATCGAACAGTTGGATAGCATCTCAGAATCAGCCGGAAAACAGATTGAGCAAAAGAAAGATCTGGTATCCCGTACGATTGATCTGACGACACATTCTCAGTTGGTGTTTGCTGTGGTGATCATGGCCATCATGATGATTGTCTGGCTGACTTTGCGCCGCTGGATCTGTGCTGCACTTGAACATATTATCGAAAGGCTTCATGCCCTCGCCGCGAAAGATTTTTCCGGTAGTCTGGTGGAATCCGGGCCCTCAGAATTACGTGTTGTTGCAAAGTCGCTCAACGAAGTCGTTGATTCTATTCGGGCGTCTTTAAATCAGGTGACTGAGACTTCCTCTGCTCTGTATCAGTCATCAGAAAGCAGCCATCAGGCATCCGAGAGCAGCCACAAGCGGTTAGAGCATCAAAATCAGGCTCTGACTTCGATGAGCAGTACCATGACTGAGATTGAAGCTTCGATCAGGGAAATTGCGGCGATTACTCAGGAAACGCATAAAGAAAGTCAGACTTCCGTCACTCATGCACTGGCTGGTGTTGATGTTCTGAATCAGAGCCAGGAGACACTGAAGCTGCTTAATTCGACTCTGGATACTAACGACAGTGCGATGAATGAACTGGTTGAACGGGTAGAGCAGATTCACAGTATGGTTGATTTAATCAGCGGTATTGCCGAGAGTACAAATCTTCTGGCTTTAAATGCAGCAATTGAAGCTGCGCGGGCAGGAGAAGCAGGTCGGGGATTTGCGGTTGTGGCTGACGAAGTACGAAACCTGGCAAGCGGTACATCGCAGCAGACAGAAAATATTCGCGGACAGATGAATGAGCTGGTTGACTCTGTCACACGTTCACGCACGGCAGTACAAAACTCCAGAACCCAAATGACTTCCGTCTTAAAATCGGGTGAGGAAGTTAAACATACATTCACTGATATCGAGAAGATCGTCAAAGGCATCAGTGACAGAGTTGAACAAATTTCTGTCGCCGCAGAGCAACAGGAAGAAGCCACAACAGATGTAAATCGCTCAATTAACCTGATTTCCGAACAAAGTTCTGAAACTGCACAGAGTTTACATGAAGTGGTTGATAGTGCAGGACAAGTTTCAGATATTGCAAACCGGCAGCAGGAGATGCTGACACTTTATAAGCTATGATATGAAAATAAATTCTGACTATGGTCACGAATAATGAGTGAACTCATATGGATAGGTCTCCGGGGCTTGTATGATAACCCCACTTATTTTTCATCGTGGAATTAGTTTCAGGAGGCTTTTCCAATGTACTATGGGTTTGATATCGGTGGGACTAAAATAGAGTTCGGTGCCTTTACCCCTTCACTTGACCGGGTTGCGACAGAGCGTGTTCCCACTCCTGGAAACGATTATGATTTATTAGTTGATGCGATTGTTGAACTGGTCAATAAATATGATCAGAAATTTGACTGTCAGGGCATGGTAGGCTTAGGTCTGCCTGGTATGGAAAATGCCGATGATAATTCAGTACTGACAGTCAATATCCCCTGTGCTAATGGACGCTTTCTGCGTCAGGATGTCGAGGCGAAGTTAAATCGTCCGGTGAAATTAGACAATGATGCAAACTGTTTTGCTTTATCTGAGGCCTGGGATGAAAGCCTTCAGGATCAACCATCAGTGATGGGACTGATTCTCGGCACCGGATTCGGTGGCGGACTGATTTATAACGGCAAAGTCTTTTCCGGAAGAAATCATGTGGCCGGAGAAGTCGGTCATATGCGGGTACCCATTGATGCATGGCTGTTACTTGGTGATAATCCGCCACTGTTTCAATGTGGGTGCGGAAAACAGGGCTGTCTTGATAACTATCTGTCAGGGCGGGGGTTTGAACTGCTTTATGAACACCGTTATGGCAATCGTAAAAAAGCGGTTGATATTATACAGTCATATCAGGCTGGCGATTCAGATGCATCTGAATTTGTCGATTTATTTATGGAATTCCTTGCCGTCTGTTTCGGCAATTTATTCACGGCGCATGATCCTCATGTTGTTGTATTAGGCGGCGGACTTTCCAATTTCGATCTGATATATGATGAAGTCCCCAAACGTATTTCCAGATACCTGCTTCCGGTGGCGAAATGTCCGGAGATTATCAAAGCCAAATACGGAGATGCCGGCGGTGTGCGGGGGGCTGCGTTCCTGAACCTGCCGGCAAAAAACTGACCATGACCCTTCTGATGAATTAACAAGTGACATCTGCATTTTTCTTTTGTTAACCGGAAAATGCAGATTTCCTGATGCCCTTTCCCGGACAATATCACACAGTTATGACGCATTACCTGAAATGGTATCTGGTGTAAAGCTGTTGATGTAGTTTTCAACAAACTCAGCGATTTCATTAAGATTATTCAGGTTAAGTACCGGTATGTTTGCATCGATATGAGGCGAATCACAGGCGACTGCAATAATTTCCGGATCCTGAGGATACAACCAGGGTTTCTTTGTCTGTTCCCGGTGCAGCTCAATTTTTGGCAAGTGCTGTTCTTTGCATCCTTCAACCAGAATGGCATCCAGTGCATCGCTGTCAAACTGATGTAACCGCCGGTAAAAATCAGTATCCCCCTCTGATATTTCAGTGGTCAGAATGCATCTTTCCGGTGTCGATAATAATGTTTGTATCGCGCCGGCAGCCCTTAATCTGAAACTGTCTTTTCCTGGTTTATCCAGTTCAACGACATGGTGAGAATGTTTATATATACCAATCCGGTAGCCTTGATGAGTTAACCGGGGAATTAACTGCTCCAGCAGCGTTGTTTTTCCTGTACCGGAAAATGCGGCAAAGCCAAGAACCGGAATATCAGGAAGGCGGGAATGTATCGACATGATTAACCTTCTTTGCTCTGAGTCAGTTGTTCAGGGGTATTCATATTGGTAAACATGGTACGTATGTCTGAACAGTCAACGTTGGATGCGCCACATTTTTTGTAGAATAAAGCAACTTTACGTTCACCTTGTCTCAGATATTGCTCCAGTTCCGGTAACACTGAGCGGTGGACTAATGCGTAGACAGGCTGAATTTTCTCACCGTCATGTGCCACAAATACTTTGCCGGAAGCGTCTGCTGCCTGATTAAACCGTTCTATGATTGTATGGTTCACGAATGGGCCATCACAGGGCAGAATGCCCGTCCACTCTGTTGTCGAACTTAACAGTGCGGCATGTAATCCGGCTAAAGGACCGGCATACCCGGTAATTTGATCCTGAATGACAGGTGCAAACTGTGCATATTCATCTGTATTTCTGTTGGCGCAGATTAAAATACGTGATGCTGTGGGAGAAATCGCATCAAGGACGTGGCGGATTAAAGCTTTTCCCTGGTACCGGATTAATCCTTTATCCTGTCCCCCCATACGGGACGCCCGGCCACCGGCAAGAATAACCCAGGTTACCTGATTGTTTGTGATCATGAGAAACTCACTTGAATATACTGAAGGGATACACCTAAAGCGCTGAAAATATGCGCCTTCGGGTATACCGGCTTAGTTGAGATTCATCAAGTTTATATGAAAATCAGGTGAAACAGAAAGGGGAGAGTTTATCATCCGGAGAAATCTTCTTATCACTTGGGTACGGGCATAATTACGGGTAAGATAATCAGCTACCACTTCATCATAATGGCTTATATACGATTGGATCATCCGAAGCTGAATTTTGATGATTTTTTATGCCAAAATCAACAGAACCGAATATGCTTAACAGATTCAGACATTCCTTTGAACAATGCCAGGTTCTTTCTGTTTTGATAATAGAAAGTGATATTGAAACCAGAATTGCATTACAGCAGATTTTTTCTTCCTGGTTCAGTAAGGTCAGCTATGCCCGTAATATTGATGAGGCAGGGCAGCTTTGCCTGAAAACTCACTATGATTTGGTGATTTTTGATCTTTTCACCCATCACGACCTGAAGTTTCAAGCCATGATGAATACTGAATTTGCCGGGTCAGAACTAATCATATGCGGTACTCAACCGGGTATCAGTACACTAGCATTAGAGTTCGACGCCATTATTTACCAGCCGCTTGACACTGAGCAAATCAGGAAAGTGGTTGGAAGGTGCCTTGAACGTAAAATCGAAAGCAGAAACAATCTCGTACTTCAGCAGGATGCCCAAAAACATATTCTGGCATCAACATTAATCGGTAATTCAGAGAAAACCAGATATTTAAGACAGTTGATCAGGCAATACGCCTCGTCAAAAGCGGCTGTACTTATTGAAGGTGAATTAAGAGCCGGTAAAGAATTAACTGCCCGTGCGATTCATGCAGCCGGCGGAAGAATCGG harbors:
- a CDS encoding methyl-accepting chemotaxis protein; its protein translation is MRGLHTVAEQFEHLSERSLPLAITNAELVQSILESTKLLSTGVRVEDLPELKNLMSDVGIKTNQTHVELENLRKFADPQNGIPALTGEHISRLSDELDKLKHLSQSIMSLQHQRLAERAALDEVADSFRYGVSSLGPEMSRIANMFAFENPEAMDAANRFISNASRMESLFLMLMMEKKEKKAYKLYKELRTRQAGISLAFDDFTEWYPDVLEFASLTAPYEMVQKGFGKQGILKKLLAELELVNKQKSELNQALSLATLVIEQLDSISESAGKQIEQKKDLVSRTIDLTTHSQLVFAVVIMAIMMIVWLTLRRWICAALEHIIERLHALAAKDFSGSLVESGPSELRVVAKSLNEVVDSIRASLNQVTETSSALYQSSESSHQASESSHKRLEHQNQALTSMSSTMTEIEASIREIAAITQETHKESQTSVTHALAGVDVLNQSQETLKLLNSTLDTNDSAMNELVERVEQIHSMVDLISGIAESTNLLALNAAIEAARAGEAGRGFAVVADEVRNLASGTSQQTENIRGQMNELVDSVTRSRTAVQNSRTQMTSVLKSGEEVKHTFTDIEKIVKGISDRVEQISVAAEQQEEATTDVNRSINLISEQSSETAQSLHEVVDSAGQVSDIANRQQEMLTLYKL
- the nagK gene encoding N-acetylglucosamine kinase; the protein is MYYGFDIGGTKIEFGAFTPSLDRVATERVPTPGNDYDLLVDAIVELVNKYDQKFDCQGMVGLGLPGMENADDNSVLTVNIPCANGRFLRQDVEAKLNRPVKLDNDANCFALSEAWDESLQDQPSVMGLILGTGFGGGLIYNGKVFSGRNHVAGEVGHMRVPIDAWLLLGDNPPLFQCGCGKQGCLDNYLSGRGFELLYEHRYGNRKKAVDIIQSYQAGDSDASEFVDLFMEFLAVCFGNLFTAHDPHVVVLGGGLSNFDLIYDEVPKRISRYLLPVAKCPEIIKAKYGDAGGVRGAAFLNLPAKN
- the mobB gene encoding molybdopterin-guanine dinucleotide biosynthesis protein B, translated to MSIHSRLPDIPVLGFAAFSGTGKTTLLEQLIPRLTHQGYRIGIYKHSHHVVELDKPGKDSFRLRAAGAIQTLLSTPERCILTTEISEGDTDFYRRLHQFDSDALDAILVEGCKEQHLPKIELHREQTKKPWLYPQDPEIIAVACDSPHIDANIPVLNLNNLNEIAEFVENYINSFTPDTISGNAS
- the mobA gene encoding molybdenum cofactor guanylyltransferase MobA, with translation MITNNQVTWVILAGGRASRMGGQDKGLIRYQGKALIRHVLDAISPTASRILICANRNTDEYAQFAPVIQDQITGYAGPLAGLHAALLSSTTEWTGILPCDGPFVNHTIIERFNQAADASGKVFVAHDGEKIQPVYALVHRSVLPELEQYLRQGERKVALFYKKCGASNVDCSDIRTMFTNMNTPEQLTQSKEG